From Mucilaginibacter rubeus, a single genomic window includes:
- a CDS encoding polysaccharide deacetylase family protein encodes MLTTNYKPVKTLLITALIALQGLQSNAQTKPGTTEITKWQYGKTGAVSLTYDDGSMNQFRKALPVMERLKMPATFFIITGSIPGSKYHGKFIGRPVKDIIKESATVPTNDQNFFERCSAAGYLGYMGTIASHTQAGSLYDSGKKEKAFKVLDDIYAKARNGELKPGYEPNDEFKQSVGSTWDDFRKDAAEGYEFASHSITHPSMPGLDEPNLLWELEKSKADILAQLGPKHTFSAECPYGFENDRVMSYALKIYPALRNRMPEPWLKEIDRASKQSPGSTDKDYIQWQRGATTKTPLPMMKLWVDTTLNHTNTWLVLVFHGIDGMGYEALPSTLLDEYFQYIKSKNDKLWIATFGDVTRYIRERQHGKAVASAVGNSIQVKVSHNLDDKMYYLPVTLKTYVASNWTSATVTQGSKSKKISTAKDEQGTYVLYQAQPNAGMVTLKKG; translated from the coding sequence ATGCTTACCACCAATTATAAACCAGTTAAAACCCTGCTGATCACAGCACTTATTGCCTTGCAAGGCCTGCAAAGCAATGCCCAAACCAAACCGGGCACAACCGAAATAACCAAATGGCAATACGGCAAAACCGGAGCTGTTTCCCTTACTTATGATGATGGTTCCATGAACCAGTTCAGAAAAGCCCTGCCGGTAATGGAACGCCTTAAAATGCCCGCCACATTTTTCATTATCACAGGTTCCATTCCCGGGTCCAAATACCATGGGAAATTTATAGGTCGCCCGGTAAAGGATATCATTAAAGAATCGGCAACGGTGCCTACTAATGATCAGAACTTTTTTGAGCGATGCTCTGCCGCCGGATATCTGGGTTACATGGGCACCATAGCCTCGCATACACAGGCCGGAAGTTTGTACGATAGCGGTAAAAAGGAAAAAGCTTTTAAGGTTCTGGATGATATTTATGCCAAAGCCCGCAACGGAGAATTGAAACCCGGTTATGAACCTAACGATGAGTTTAAACAATCTGTAGGTTCAACCTGGGATGATTTCAGGAAAGACGCCGCCGAAGGTTATGAATTTGCCAGCCACTCCATAACCCACCCCAGCATGCCCGGTCTTGATGAGCCCAACCTGCTTTGGGAGCTGGAAAAAAGCAAGGCCGATATCCTGGCACAGCTTGGCCCCAAACATACCTTTTCGGCAGAGTGCCCCTACGGTTTTGAAAACGACCGAGTGATGAGTTACGCGCTCAAAATTTACCCTGCCCTGCGCAACCGTATGCCTGAGCCGTGGTTAAAAGAAATTGACCGGGCAAGTAAACAATCACCCGGCTCAACCGATAAAGATTATATCCAATGGCAGCGTGGCGCTACTACTAAAACGCCTTTACCCATGATGAAGCTTTGGGTTGATACTACGCTTAACCATACCAATACCTGGCTGGTACTGGTATTTCACGGTATTGACGGCATGGGTTACGAAGCCCTGCCAAGCACCCTGCTTGATGAATATTTTCAATACATCAAAAGCAAAAACGATAAGCTTTGGATAGCTACTTTCGGTGACGTAACCAGATACATCCGCGAGCGCCAACATGGTAAAGCCGTGGCTTCGGCAGTAGGCAATAGCATCCAGGTTAAGGTAAGCCATAATCTGGACGATAAAATGTACTACCTGCCGGTAACGCTTAAAACTTATGTAGCGTCCAACTGGACGAGTGCGACTGTTACCCAGGGTTCAAAAAGTAAAAAGATTAGCACAGCTAAAGATGAGCAGGGCACTTACGTGCTATACCAGGCTCAACCGAATGCAGGCATGGTTACGCTGAAGAAGGGATAA
- a CDS encoding MFS transporter, with amino-acid sequence MSTLAIDEQVLKPQTNLSAAYRAALFVICFFSTALGGSVSTLMSVYLPVVVKDLQGAVPADEINAISGYINAIFIFGWAFGGFTWGVISDKMGRKKALLLAIGSYGVFTILTGLMPTWWGVLLCRFFSGFGVGGVLVTSITLVSEVWPNKSKAVVIGILSIAFPVGIFSAGVINLIVSSWRSGFLVGGIPLTLAIIGALVLNESENWLNYRNDIANRENPLNKLLSKSHRRELIVGSLTFGTMLIGLWAIFSWLPTWVQSLITDHDAAKERGLSMMCLGMGGLTGGFFSGWLVNLLSIRRSMVICFAVCAGMSFILFKTNSTFSSVIYIEIAVLALFFGASQGVLSAYIPQLFSTGIKATATGFCFNIGRIFTATAVLFVGVLVSSLGGYGNALFIFSLVFIIGLLVVLFVREKAKS; translated from the coding sequence ATGAGCACTTTAGCAATTGATGAGCAGGTTTTAAAACCTCAAACAAACCTCAGCGCCGCATACAGGGCGGCGCTGTTTGTGATCTGTTTTTTCAGCACTGCACTTGGTGGTTCGGTTTCAACGCTGATGTCGGTTTACCTGCCTGTAGTGGTAAAAGACCTTCAGGGTGCTGTGCCTGCCGATGAGATCAACGCCATAAGCGGGTACATCAACGCCATTTTCATTTTTGGATGGGCCTTTGGTGGCTTTACCTGGGGTGTTATCAGCGATAAAATGGGGCGCAAAAAAGCCCTGCTGCTGGCCATTGGCAGCTACGGTGTATTTACCATTTTAACCGGATTGATGCCAACCTGGTGGGGCGTGCTGCTTTGCCGCTTCTTCAGTGGTTTTGGCGTGGGCGGCGTTCTGGTAACTTCAATTACGCTGGTGAGCGAGGTTTGGCCTAACAAAAGCAAAGCCGTGGTTATCGGGATTCTTTCTATCGCGTTCCCTGTAGGTATTTTCTCGGCTGGGGTAATTAACCTTATCGTATCATCGTGGCGGTCGGGGTTTTTAGTCGGGGGTATTCCGCTTACACTGGCTATCATAGGCGCACTGGTTTTGAACGAATCTGAAAACTGGCTTAACTATCGCAATGATATCGCCAACCGCGAAAACCCATTAAATAAACTGCTCTCCAAAAGCCATCGTCGCGAACTCATAGTGGGTTCGTTAACCTTTGGTACCATGCTGATAGGTTTATGGGCCATATTTTCATGGCTGCCAACCTGGGTACAAAGCCTAATTACCGATCACGATGCGGCTAAAGAACGCGGCCTAAGCATGATGTGCCTGGGCATGGGTGGTTTAACAGGTGGTTTCTTTTCTGGCTGGCTGGTTAACCTGTTATCCATCAGGCGCTCTATGGTGATCTGCTTCGCGGTTTGCGCAGGCATGTCATTCATCCTGTTTAAAACCAACAGCACATTCAGTTCCGTCATTTATATCGAAATAGCCGTGCTGGCCTTGTTCTTCGGTGCAAGTCAGGGTGTATTATCAGCCTATATACCCCAATTATTCTCAACCGGCATCAAAGCTACAGCCACAGGCTTTTGCTTCAACATAGGCCGCATATTCACGGCTACAGCAGTATTATTCGTGGGTGTACTGGTATCGTCATTGGGTGGCTACGGTAACGCTCTGTTCATATTCTCGCTGGTATTTATCATAGGCTTGTTGGTAGTATTATTTGTACGGGAGAAAGCTAAAAGCTGA
- a CDS encoding carboxymuconolactone decarboxylase family protein, translating to MAHIELNNDLPGIRGLMFYSPETEAPLNALAEQLLRDDNNSLSRGERELIATYVSYLNDCFFCQNVHGAVAGYYLGCNIDEIDAIKANFSAADLSPKIKALLAIAGSVQKGGKHVTTDQIEAARAEGADDKEIHDTVLIAAAFCMFNRYVDGLGTWAPQDRQIYINRAPERAEVGYISSIFKKV from the coding sequence ATGGCACATATAGAATTAAATAACGATCTGCCCGGCATCCGTGGGCTGATGTTTTACAGTCCGGAAACAGAAGCCCCGCTAAACGCCCTTGCCGAGCAATTGCTTCGCGATGATAACAATTCCTTATCGCGCGGAGAACGTGAGCTGATAGCCACTTACGTATCCTACCTTAACGATTGTTTCTTTTGTCAAAACGTGCATGGCGCAGTAGCCGGGTATTACCTTGGCTGTAATATTGACGAAATAGACGCTATCAAAGCCAATTTCTCCGCAGCCGACCTATCGCCAAAGATCAAAGCGCTGTTGGCCATTGCCGGTAGCGTACAAAAAGGCGGTAAACATGTAACCACAGATCAAATCGAAGCCGCCCGCGCGGAAGGCGCCGATGATAAAGAGATCCACGACACGGTGCTAATTGCAGCCGCATTTTGCATGTTCAACCGTTACGTTGACGGCTTAGGCACATGGGCACCACAAGACCGACAAATTTACATAAACCGAGCGCCCGAACGCGCAGAGGTTGGCTACATATCAAGCATTTTTAAGAAAGTTTAA
- a CDS encoding DUF1223 domain-containing protein — translation MKTLKILSFCVGAVALALATAAYAARKVDSVKTVSTATPGKGFALVELFTSEGCSSCPPADELLARIQKETQDKPVYILAYHVDYWNSLGWKDIFSNAMFSKRQREYSAYLNAQVYTPQVIVNGKTELVGSDEPVLREAISNALNTAQTAQVTLKAQQTGDKLAVNYELSGNTDKQQLLIAIVQKSAISKVAKGENEGRTLSHAQIVRDLKTVTLNQAKKGETTINLPKDFNQQGWEVVGFIQKKPNGEILAATKATLTNNAVAKI, via the coding sequence ATGAAAACGCTAAAAATTTTAAGCTTTTGTGTTGGTGCTGTAGCACTGGCGCTTGCTACTGCCGCATATGCCGCCCGTAAAGTAGACTCTGTTAAAACTGTAAGCACCGCTACGCCGGGTAAAGGTTTTGCTTTGGTTGAATTGTTTACTTCAGAAGGTTGTTCAAGCTGTCCGCCGGCAGATGAGCTGCTGGCCAGGATCCAGAAGGAAACACAGGATAAACCGGTTTATATACTGGCCTACCATGTTGACTACTGGAATAGTCTTGGCTGGAAAGATATATTCAGCAATGCCATGTTTTCAAAACGCCAGCGGGAATACAGCGCTTATTTAAATGCCCAGGTTTATACCCCGCAGGTTATTGTTAATGGTAAAACAGAATTAGTAGGTTCAGATGAGCCTGTACTTCGTGAGGCTATTTCCAATGCTTTAAACACAGCCCAAACTGCCCAGGTTACTTTAAAAGCGCAACAAACAGGCGATAAGCTTGCTGTAAATTACGAGCTATCCGGGAATACCGATAAGCAGCAGTTGCTGATAGCTATCGTACAAAAATCGGCCATAAGCAAGGTTGCCAAAGGCGAAAACGAAGGCCGAACTTTATCCCACGCCCAGATAGTGCGCGACCTGAAAACAGTTACCTTAAACCAGGCAAAAAAAGGTGAAACCACCATTAACCTGCCTAAAGATTTTAATCAGCAAGGTTGGGAAGTGGTAGGTTTTATACAAAAAAAACCCAACGGCGAGATTTTAGCCGCCACTAAAGCAACCTTGACAAACAACGCTGTAGCTAAAATATAA
- a CDS encoding metal-dependent hydrolase: protein MKLNYYGHSCFSVVAGGKHILFDPFISGNELAKDINIDEIKADYIFVSHGHYDHILDVVTIANNTNAMVVGIYEVYDYISKKGVKNVHPLNPGGKVTFDFGTAKSFIAQHSASFPDGSYAGVACGYALKTDDGNLYYSGDTGLTLDMELVAKWVDLDFAVFPIGDVLTMGVDDAIEAAKLVKADKVLGVHYDTFGFIKIDKDEAVKQFEQAGLKLFLPGIGESIDI from the coding sequence ATGAAACTCAACTATTACGGTCACTCATGCTTCTCGGTGGTTGCCGGGGGTAAACACATTTTGTTTGATCCCTTTATTTCGGGCAACGAACTGGCTAAAGACATTAACATTGATGAAATTAAAGCCGATTACATTTTTGTTTCGCACGGTCATTATGATCATATTTTAGATGTGGTAACTATAGCCAATAATACCAACGCCATGGTTGTGGGCATTTACGAAGTATATGATTATATCAGTAAAAAGGGAGTTAAAAACGTGCATCCTTTAAACCCGGGTGGTAAGGTGACCTTTGATTTTGGTACCGCGAAATCCTTCATCGCCCAGCATTCGGCCAGCTTTCCGGATGGCAGTTATGCCGGTGTAGCTTGTGGCTATGCTTTAAAAACAGATGACGGTAACCTTTATTACAGCGGCGACACGGGCCTTACCCTTGATATGGAACTGGTAGCTAAATGGGTGGATCTTGATTTTGCGGTTTTCCCTATTGGAGATGTATTAACTATGGGCGTTGATGATGCTATTGAAGCAGCAAAACTTGTTAAGGCCGATAAGGTTTTAGGTGTGCATTACGATACCTTCGGCTTTATTAAAATAGATAAAGACGAAGCGGTAAAACAATTTGAACAAGCCGGCCTAAAGCTGTTTTTACCGGGCATAGGCGAGAGCATAGATATCTAA
- a CDS encoding TonB-dependent receptor, whose translation MKKLLFFILLFASINLFAQEIKITGNITDVATGKPVSGASITVKGKLTGTTTDSKGNYTLNANKLKLPLTIIVSAVGFEVQESQVTSAESNISIKLTQQAIVLNEVVSSATRINQSILQSPVSIEKMSLKAIKDNPSFTFYDGLQSVKGIESVTSSLTYKQINTRGFNSTGNSRFLQLVDGVDNQTPGLNFSVGNLFGASDIDIESVEVIPGAASALYGPVAFNGLLSLKTKDPFKYQGLTLQVKSGLNHFGESVVKPQGLYDFAARYAKAFNDKFAFKINASYLTGRDWYADNYTDVSASTPAAQRGPNNPGRDALNIYGDEVTKTLPGIGLVSRTGYEEKDLMNYNVYSLKLNGALQYRFSNNLEAIYQYNYGRGTASYTGSSRFDLNNFVLQTHRIELKGSNFFIRGYSVEENSHDSYNTRSLAQFINRDWVKDLNGNTVTPDKADDTWFTRYAAAFNGSVSGVTPNSNSAARAFADQGRFLPGTAEFNAAKDASIHNYGLSGAGVFSNSKFYHAEGQYDFTSAIKVFELLAGGSFRDYRMFTNGSLFDDKDKRVTIKEYGSFVQAAKKLFDDNLKLTASLRYDKNENFKGSFTPRFSAVYTVDKTSNFRASYQTGFRNPTPVDQFIHLNVGPITILGGAPNNSKGLNVYENSFTSSSVSAFGAAFGKAVQSGTPFPQAIEQNKGLLQKASVAYIKPEQQKAFEVGYKGLMMDKLLVDVNYYYSSYTNFILNTVVIQPSNPILGSDGQVTTASATDIPNGKVHAFQLYTNAPDKVSAQGASAGLTYLLNGGYALGGNATLSVFNLRNANPNNIAAFNTPKWSTNATFGNSNVINDFGFNAAWHWQTAYDWYGTFNGTRPGRVDAYSLVDLQFSKKLPKFKSTIKLGGSNIFNNKVYQSYGSPAIGAIYYVSIVFDDLLK comes from the coding sequence ATGAAAAAACTTTTATTCTTTATATTACTGTTCGCCTCAATAAACCTGTTTGCGCAGGAAATTAAAATAACGGGGAACATTACCGATGTCGCTACAGGTAAACCTGTTTCCGGCGCAAGCATTACTGTTAAAGGAAAGCTTACCGGTACCACTACCGATTCGAAAGGTAACTACACTTTAAATGCAAACAAATTAAAGCTGCCTTTAACCATCATTGTATCGGCGGTAGGCTTTGAAGTACAGGAAAGCCAGGTAACATCTGCCGAAAGCAACATCAGCATAAAGCTAACCCAACAGGCTATTGTGCTTAACGAGGTAGTATCATCAGCAACGCGTATCAACCAAAGCATTTTGCAGTCGCCGGTAAGTATCGAAAAAATGAGCCTTAAGGCTATTAAAGATAACCCTTCGTTTACTTTTTACGATGGTTTGCAAAGCGTTAAAGGCATTGAATCGGTTACCAGCAGTTTAACCTACAAACAAATCAACACCCGCGGTTTTAATAGTACAGGCAACAGTCGCTTTTTACAACTGGTTGATGGTGTTGATAACCAAACGCCCGGCTTAAACTTTTCGGTAGGTAACCTTTTTGGTGCTTCGGATATTGATATCGAAAGCGTAGAAGTTATCCCCGGCGCGGCTTCGGCTTTATATGGCCCGGTGGCTTTTAACGGCCTGCTTTCACTTAAAACCAAAGACCCGTTCAAATACCAGGGCTTAACCTTGCAGGTAAAAAGCGGTCTCAACCACTTTGGCGAATCGGTTGTTAAGCCACAGGGACTGTATGATTTTGCAGCCCGTTATGCCAAAGCATTCAACGATAAATTCGCGTTTAAAATCAACGCCTCATACCTGACGGGTCGCGACTGGTACGCCGACAATTATACCGATGTAAGCGCCTCAACCCCGGCTGCCCAACGTGGCCCTAACAACCCCGGCCGCGACGCACTTAATATTTATGGTGATGAGGTTACCAAAACCCTACCCGGCATTGGTTTGGTATCCAGAACAGGTTATGAAGAAAAAGACCTGATGAACTATAACGTGTACAGCCTGAAACTGAACGGTGCTTTACAATACCGTTTCAGCAATAACCTGGAGGCTATTTACCAGTACAATTACGGCCGCGGTACCGCAAGCTATACAGGCAGCAGCCGTTTTGACCTTAACAACTTTGTGTTACAAACGCACAGGATTGAATTAAAAGGCAGCAATTTCTTTATCCGTGGCTATTCGGTTGAAGAAAACTCGCACGATTCATACAATACCCGCTCACTGGCCCAATTCATTAACCGCGACTGGGTGAAAGACCTGAACGGTAATACTGTAACACCTGATAAAGCCGATGATACCTGGTTTACCCGTTATGCCGCGGCATTTAACGGTTCGGTAAGTGGTGTTACACCCAACAGCAATTCGGCAGCAAGGGCTTTTGCCGATCAGGGCCGCTTTTTACCGGGAACAGCCGAATTCAACGCCGCTAAAGACGCCTCTATCCACAACTATGGTTTAAGCGGCGCCGGTGTTTTCAGTAATAGTAAGTTTTATCATGCCGAAGGCCAGTATGACTTCACCAGCGCCATTAAAGTATTTGAGCTTTTAGCCGGTGGCAGTTTCCGCGATTACAGGATGTTTACCAACGGCAGCTTGTTTGATGATAAAGATAAACGTGTAACCATTAAAGAATACGGCTCATTTGTACAGGCAGCAAAAAAACTGTTTGACGATAACCTGAAACTGACAGCATCACTACGTTACGATAAAAACGAAAACTTTAAAGGCAGCTTCACCCCTCGTTTTTCGGCAGTTTATACTGTTGATAAAACCTCAAACTTCAGGGCATCATACCAAACCGGCTTCCGGAACCCAACCCCTGTTGATCAGTTTATCCACCTTAACGTAGGCCCTATCACCATCTTGGGTGGTGCGCCTAATAACAGCAAAGGTTTAAATGTTTATGAAAACTCGTTCACCTCATCATCGGTAAGTGCCTTTGGAGCGGCGTTTGGCAAAGCGGTACAAAGTGGAACACCTTTCCCTCAGGCTATTGAACAAAACAAAGGTCTGCTTCAAAAAGCAAGTGTAGCCTATATCAAACCCGAGCAGCAAAAAGCGTTTGAAGTGGGTTACAAAGGTTTAATGATGGATAAATTACTGGTTGATGTAAACTACTATTATAGCAGCTACACCAATTTTATCCTGAACACGGTTGTCATCCAGCCAAGCAATCCAATTCTTGGTTCTGATGGGCAGGTGACAACTGCCTCCGCAACTGATATTCCTAACGGTAAAGTTCACGCGTTTCAATTGTACACCAACGCTCCCGATAAAGTATCGGCCCAGGGAGCAAGCGCGGGCTTAACTTATCTACTTAATGGCGGTTACGCTTTGGGTGGCAATGCAACCCTATCGGTGTTTAACCTTCGCAACGCTAATCCTAACAATATTGCTGCCTTTAACACACCAAAATGGAGCACCAACGCCACATTTGGTAACAGCAACGTGATTAATGATTTTGGCTTTAACGCTGCCTGGCACTGGCAAACAGCCTATGACTGGTACGGAACCTTTAATGGTACCCGTCCGGGCCGTGTAGATGCCTACTCTTTAGTTGATCTTCAGTTCAGTAAAAAACTGCCAAAATTCAAGTCAACAATCAAATTGGGCGGCAGCAACATCTTCAATAATAAAGTATACCAATCGTACGGTTCGCCGGCAATTGGCGCCATTTATTATGTATCAATAGTATTTGATGACCTTTTAAAATAA
- a CDS encoding carboxymuconolactone decarboxylase family protein, protein MAHINVPEGVPGIRSLVMFRPETGQYLYELAEVLLRGESTLSPADRELIATYVSYRNNCTFCYSSHAAAARCLYEDDALIVDEMLRDMTEAPISAKLKALLNIAGKVQILGKEVKQEDVDAARAEGATDREIHDAVLIAAAFSMFNRYVDGLASLTPTDPEAYAEMGKRMAKGYVLPQPQH, encoded by the coding sequence ATGGCACACATCAATGTACCCGAAGGCGTTCCGGGCATCCGTTCGCTGGTAATGTTCAGGCCCGAAACCGGTCAGTATTTGTATGAACTGGCCGAAGTATTATTGCGCGGAGAATCAACCTTAAGTCCGGCCGACCGTGAGCTGATAGCAACTTATGTATCATACCGTAACAATTGTACGTTTTGTTACAGCAGCCACGCGGCTGCCGCCCGTTGTCTTTACGAAGACGACGCCCTTATTGTTGACGAGATGCTGCGCGACATGACTGAAGCCCCGATCAGCGCCAAACTAAAAGCATTGTTAAACATTGCAGGCAAAGTGCAGATATTGGGTAAAGAAGTAAAACAGGAAGATGTTGACGCCGCACGTGCAGAGGGAGCTACCGACCGCGAGATCCACGACGCGGTATTAATAGCCGCTGCGTTCAGCATGTTTAACCGATATGTTGATGGTCTGGCCAGTCTTACCCCTACCGACCCGGAAGCTTATGCCGAAATGGGCAAACGTATGGCTAAAGGCTATGTATTACCACAACCGCAGCATTAA
- the hmpA gene encoding NO-inducible flavohemoprotein, translating into MITKEQKELVKATVPVLKEHGVLLTTHFYNRMFTHNPELKNVFNMGNQQNSKQQTALAMAVLAYAEHIENPGVLMPVLDGIGQKHTSLDIRPEHYAIVGGHLIASISEVLGDAATPELLEAWTVAYNQLAAIMAGHEQNLYSKQVAKKGGWTGWRPFVVKQKVKESTEITSFYLFPTHGGVVPDFTPGQFLSVRLFLPELNLLQPRQYSISSAPNGEYYRISVKREAGTELFADGMISNRLHNFVNEGDIIEVSAPAGGFVLNGDGDHPIVFISGGVGQTPLMSMLESLIKSGSKRPKTWIHGCRDKNVHAFKEVIEHWEGKNEEVKKHIFYSEVEEGGADDLYAGWVDLNQLSDEIFEPNTEYYICGPAGFIELHYRELVKKGIDKQLIHFEEFGPQTLQLN; encoded by the coding sequence ATGATTACTAAAGAACAAAAAGAGTTGGTTAAGGCCACGGTGCCTGTATTGAAGGAGCATGGAGTATTGTTAACTACACATTTTTACAACCGGATGTTCACCCACAATCCCGAACTTAAAAATGTGTTTAACATGGGGAACCAACAAAACAGCAAACAACAAACTGCCCTTGCCATGGCCGTGCTGGCTTATGCCGAGCATATCGAAAATCCGGGCGTATTAATGCCTGTGCTTGACGGTATTGGCCAGAAGCATACCAGTCTCGATATCAGGCCCGAACACTATGCCATTGTTGGCGGGCACCTGATTGCGTCTATCAGCGAAGTATTGGGTGATGCCGCCACTCCGGAACTATTGGAAGCCTGGACTGTTGCTTATAACCAGCTGGCGGCCATCATGGCGGGCCATGAGCAAAACCTTTACAGCAAACAAGTAGCAAAAAAGGGCGGCTGGACCGGCTGGAGGCCATTTGTAGTAAAGCAAAAAGTAAAAGAATCGACCGAGATCACTTCTTTTTACCTGTTTCCAACTCACGGTGGGGTGGTTCCGGATTTTACGCCCGGTCAGTTTTTAAGTGTGCGTTTGTTTTTACCCGAGCTTAATTTGCTGCAGCCGCGCCAGTACAGCATTTCGAGTGCGCCAAACGGCGAATATTACCGTATTTCTGTAAAACGCGAGGCTGGCACCGAACTGTTTGCCGATGGCATGATCAGTAACCGTTTGCATAATTTTGTTAATGAGGGCGATATCATAGAGGTATCGGCACCGGCAGGCGGCTTTGTGCTAAATGGCGATGGTGACCATCCAATTGTTTTCATAAGCGGCGGCGTTGGTCAAACCCCGTTAATGAGTATGCTGGAAAGCCTGATCAAAAGCGGCAGTAAACGACCGAAAACCTGGATCCACGGTTGCCGCGATAAAAATGTGCATGCCTTTAAAGAAGTTATTGAACACTGGGAAGGCAAAAACGAGGAAGTTAAAAAACACATTTTCTACAGCGAGGTTGAAGAAGGAGGTGCTGATGATTTATACGCCGGATGGGTTGATCTTAATCAATTAAGCGACGAGATATTTGAGCCAAACACAGAGTATTACATTTGTGGCCCGGCCGGGTTTATTGAACTGCATTACCGCGAATTGGTTAAAAAAGGTATCGATAAACAACTGATCCATTTTGAAGAGTTCGGCCCGCAAACTTTGCAATTGAACTAA
- a CDS encoding organic hydroperoxide resistance protein, translating into METIQESAINKIKVIEDISANKIDKVLYTDKVRTVGGRDGGSSVSTDGQLDIKHSTPGTPKPGTNPEQLFAAGWSACFEGAIGLAAAKKRIELPAELAIDAEVDLGITTGAYFLQARLNVSLPGLDVEVAKALIEEAHRTCPYSKLTYGNINVEINLV; encoded by the coding sequence ATGGAAACTATTCAAGAATCAGCTATCAATAAGATCAAGGTTATCGAAGATATCTCAGCTAATAAAATAGATAAAGTATTATATACCGATAAAGTACGCACAGTTGGCGGTCGCGATGGCGGCTCATCTGTTAGTACCGATGGTCAGTTGGATATTAAACATTCAACTCCCGGAACACCAAAACCGGGCACCAACCCAGAACAACTATTCGCGGCCGGCTGGTCTGCATGTTTTGAAGGTGCTATCGGTTTGGCAGCCGCTAAAAAAAGGATCGAACTCCCTGCCGAACTGGCTATTGACGCCGAAGTGGATTTGGGTATTACTACCGGCGCTTACTTTTTACAAGCCCGTTTAAATGTAAGCTTGCCGGGCCTGGATGTAGAAGTAGCCAAAGCATTGATTGAAGAAGCGCACAGGACCTGTCCGTATTCTAAATTAACTTACGGTAACATCAACGTTGAGATCAACCTGGTATAA
- a CDS encoding carboxymuconolactone decarboxylase family protein encodes MPYITLESHLPGITGLLEYAKEPAQPIRNLTQFLLRGPSTLSEADRELIATVVSHNNQCTFCTTAHTAAADLLAGEAETAQKVKENIETAPVTEKMKALLTIAKLTAQNGRNVTTEAVDRAKAAGATDIEIHDTVLIAALFCYYNRYVDGLATALPADAGYYNVLAERLVNHGYTRLPQGYDHLKK; translated from the coding sequence ATGCCTTATATTACCCTTGAAAGCCATTTGCCGGGCATTACCGGCCTATTGGAGTATGCCAAAGAACCGGCACAACCTATCCGTAACCTTACGCAGTTTTTATTGCGCGGGCCATCAACCCTATCCGAAGCCGACCGCGAGTTGATTGCCACCGTGGTATCACACAACAACCAGTGTACCTTCTGCACAACGGCACACACTGCAGCCGCCGATCTGCTGGCAGGCGAAGCCGAAACCGCGCAAAAAGTAAAGGAAAATATTGAAACCGCCCCGGTTACCGAAAAAATGAAAGCCCTGCTTACCATTGCTAAACTAACCGCACAAAACGGCCGAAATGTTACAACCGAAGCCGTTGACAGGGCTAAAGCCGCCGGAGCCACCGACATTGAGATACATGATACAGTACTGATAGCAGCTTTATTTTGCTACTACAACCGCTATGTTGACGGATTGGCTACCGCCCTACCCGCCGATGCCGGTTACTATAACGTACTTGCCGAACGCCTTGTTAACCATGGCTATACCCGCCTGCCCCAAGGCTATGATCATTTAAAAAAATAA